CTCTGCTCTCGCTGGCCATGGCGGCCGCCTTGAGTGTGATCGTGTGGCGGATGCTGCGTGACGAGCGGGCGCGCAGCGACGCGCGCGTCGCGGTGCTGACGTCGATGGCCGCCGCGCCGGCCGCCGCGAGCCGGCAGGACCTGCCGCTGCGGCAGGCGCCTCCGTCAGTGGGCGCGATGTTCACGGAGCCGGAGCAGGCGTCCCCGTGGGGCAACCGTGTCGCGGTGATGGCGGGGCTGGCGCTGGTCATCGCCTCAACCGTGTTGTTCGCGCTCGCGGCGGGCGGCACCAGGACCGCCGCGCGCGGCGCCGGCGCTCCGGGCGCGCCCGCCGGCGCGGCCGTTTCCGCCGCCGGGCTCGAGTTGCTCTCGCTGCGGGACAGCCGCCAGGCAGACACGCTCACCATCACCGGACTGGTGCACAATCCACGGAGCGGCACTCCGCTCACGCGCGTCGCGGTCACGGCCTACGCGTTCGACGACAATGGATCGTTCCTGGCGAGCGGACGCGCGCTCCTCGACGTGACGTCGTTCGCGCCGGGAGACGATTCGCCGTTCGTCGTCGCCGTGCCGGTGAGCGGCACGGTGGCGCGCTACCGGATTGGATTCCGAACCGAAGACGGCCGCGTCATCGCGCACATCGACAAGCGGCAGCAGGCACTCGTCCAATGACCACCCGCACGCGCCCGATCGTCGCCGCGCTCCTGCTGCTCGCCGGCACGCTGCTCTCCGCGCAGGAGCCGGCGCCGCAGCCGCAGGAGCAGTCGTTCAAGTTCCGCACCGGCGTCGAGCTGATCAACGTCAACGCGACGGTCACCGATCAGTCCGGCCGGTTCGTGTCGGGGCTGAACAAGGACGATTTCCGCGTCTTCGAAGACGAGCAGCCGCAGACGGTGACGCACTTCAACGCCGAGCGCGTACCCGTCAGCCTCGGCATCGTCCTCGACACCAGCGGCAGCATGGACGGCGACAAGATGTACGCGGCGAAGCAGGCGCTGGAGCGCTTCCTGGTCCAGCTGCTCGATCCCGAAGACGAAGTCTTCCTCTACCGCTTCGACAACGCCCCCGAGCTCGTCGAAGGCTGGACGCGCGACAAGCGGCGGATCAGCGACTCGATCCGGCGCATTCAGCCGCGCGGCGGCACGGCGCTGTATGACGCCGTCGCGGATGCCGTGCAGCTCGCGCAGCAGGGACGCAACAAGAAGAAGGCGGTGGTGATCATCTCCGACGGGAACGACACGACGAGCCGGACCGACATCTTCACGGTGAAGCAGCTGATTCGCGAGACCGAAGTGCTCGTCTACGCGATCGGCATCGACAGCCCCGGCACGGCGTTCTCGGGGTTCCGCCGGCCGGCGCCTTCCTTCCAGTTCGGCGGTGCGGCGGCGCAACTCCAGCGGCAGCGCCCGCCGCGGGCGCCGATTCCGCTGCCGTTCCCCATCCCCGGGCGAAGGCCGAGTCCGCTGCCGCCGCCGCAGCCGCCGACCAACCCGATTCCGGGCAGCAATCCGCGGACGCGATCGACCGGCACCGACGATCGCGTGAACGTCGCCGCGCTGCGCGACATCACCGACGACAGCGGCGGACGCACGGAGATCATCCGCTTCACGCGCGATCTGGATCCGGCGACCGCCGGAATCGCCGACGAGTTGAGCAAGCAGTACTACCTCGGATACGCCGCGTCGGGCCCGAAGGACGGCCGCTGGCACGCCATCCGCGTCGAGGTGCGCAGCGCGGCGTACCACGTGCGCGCTCGAAAAGGGTACGTCGCGGGGAAGTAAGCCCGAGAGCTGATGCATACTCCTAGAGCGTGCACCTGCTCGGGATCTCTGTCGCTCTGTCCGTCCTCGGCTCGTTGGGCGGAATTCTCGTCGCCTCCACGTTCCTGCTCCTGCACGAACAGATTCGCGGACGGCTCGTTCCCTGGCTGATCAGCTACGCCGTCGGCACGCTGGTCGGCGCCGCGCTGCTCGCGCTGGTGCCGGAAGCGCTCGAAGCGCTGCCGGCGCGCACGGCGATGCTGGCGATGGCGACGGGGATCCTGAGCTTCTTCGTGCTCGAGAAGGCGGTGATCTGGCGGCACTGCCATCACGACGAGGACTGCCACGTCCACAATACCGCCGCATCGCTGGTCATCGTCGGCGACGCGTTCCACACCTTCGTCGACGGCGCGGTCATCGCGGCGGCGGTGCTGACCTCGGTGCCGCTCGGTGTCACCACCGCGATCGCGGTGGCGGCGCACGAGATCCCACAGGAGGTCGGCGACGTGGCCATCCTGCTGCGCGCCGGCTACTCCCGCGGCCGCGCGCTCACGCTCAACGTGCTGTCAGCGCTCGGCGGCATCATCGGCGCGGGCGCGATGGTGCTGGCATCGACGGCGCTGCCCCAGGTGCTGCCCTACGTCCTCGCATTCGCCGCCGGCAACTTCCTGTACGTCGCCATGTCGGATCTGATTCCCGACCTGCACCGGGGCAACGACACCGGCGGCGCCCGCCAGTTTCTGCTGATTACCGCGGGGATTGTCACGATCGCGCTGATCTAGTCGTAGAGGGGATCATGACCTCACGCCGCGCCGCCGCGCTCGCCGCCCTGCTCGCGTTGTCGTTGTCGCCAGTGTGGGCGCGCCAGGGGCCTCCGGCGCAGGCGCCGGCGTCCGCCGATCAGGGCGGACGCGCACAAGGCCGGGGACAACGCCAGCCCGCGCGCGACCGGACCGCGCTGCCGAAAGGGACGGCAACCATCGCGGGCCGCGTGCTCGGAGCGGACAACGGCCGGCCGATCAAACGCGCGCGCGTCATGGTCACGGGCGCGGCCGCGGCCGGCGGCCGCGGCGGCGGAACGGCGATCACCGACGATCAAGGGCGGTATGTCGTCGCCGAGCTGGCGGCCGGCACGTACTCGATTACCGCATCGAAGAGTGGATTCGTCGACGCCGCCTACGGCCAGCGCCGTCCGCTGCAGCCCGGGCAGCCGCTCCAGGTCGCCGACGGACAATCGGCCGCCAACGTCGACCTCCGTCTCACCCGCGGCGGGGTGATCACCGGACGCATCGTCGACGAGGATGGCGAGGCGCTCGCGCGCGCGCTGGTGACCGTGCAGCGCTACCAGTACGTCCGCGGCGAGCGGCAGTTGACGCCCGCCGGCGGCGACCAGACGGACGATCGCGGCCAGTATCGCGTTTTCGGCCTTCCCCCGGGCGAGTACTTCGTCAGCGCGTCCGCCAACGGGCTCAACGAACTGATCGGACGCGGCCTGCAGCAGCTCGCGGCCGGCCTCGGCGCACAGGCCGCCGGCGGACGCGGCGGACGCGGCGGCGCGCTCGGCGCGTTCGGGCTCACGGAGGAACCCGAGGCGACCGGCTATGCGCCGACGTACTACCCGGGCGTGGTGAACGCTCCCGAGGCGGGGAAAGTGCCGGTCGGCCCGGGCCAGGAGGTCGGCGGGATCGACTTTCAGATCCAGCTCGTTCCCTTCGCGA
This genomic window from Vicinamibacterales bacterium contains:
- a CDS encoding ZIP family metal transporter, with protein sequence MHLLGISVALSVLGSLGGILVASTFLLLHEQIRGRLVPWLISYAVGTLVGAALLALVPEALEALPARTAMLAMATGILSFFVLEKAVIWRHCHHDEDCHVHNTAASLVIVGDAFHTFVDGAVIAAAVLTSVPLGVTTAIAVAAHEIPQEVGDVAILLRAGYSRGRALTLNVLSALGGIIGAGAMVLASTALPQVLPYVLAFAAGNFLYVAMSDLIPDLHRGNDTGGARQFLLITAGIVTIALI
- a CDS encoding VWA domain-containing protein; translated protein: MTTRTRPIVAALLLLAGTLLSAQEPAPQPQEQSFKFRTGVELINVNATVTDQSGRFVSGLNKDDFRVFEDEQPQTVTHFNAERVPVSLGIVLDTSGSMDGDKMYAAKQALERFLVQLLDPEDEVFLYRFDNAPELVEGWTRDKRRISDSIRRIQPRGGTALYDAVADAVQLAQQGRNKKKAVVIISDGNDTTSRTDIFTVKQLIRETEVLVYAIGIDSPGTAFSGFRRPAPSFQFGGAAAQLQRQRPPRAPIPLPFPIPGRRPSPLPPPQPPTNPIPGSNPRTRSTGTDDRVNVAALRDITDDSGGRTEIIRFTRDLDPATAGIADELSKQYYLGYAASGPKDGRWHAIRVEVRSAAYHVRARKGYVAGK